The Mycolicibacterium lutetiense genome window below encodes:
- a CDS encoding chorismate mutase, with protein sequence MPEIDDLRREIDELDATILAAVQRRAEVSKLIGKARMASGGTRLVHSREMQVIERYSALGPEGKDLAILLLQLGRGRLGH encoded by the coding sequence GTGCCTGAGATCGATGACCTGCGCCGGGAGATAGACGAACTCGACGCCACCATCCTTGCTGCGGTCCAGCGCCGCGCCGAGGTTTCCAAGCTGATCGGCAAGGCCCGGATGGCCTCCGGCGGTACCCGCCTGGTGCACAGCCGCGAGATGCAGGTGATCGAGCGGTACAGCGCGCTCGGCCCCGAGGGCAAGGACCTGGCGATCCTTCTGCTGCAGCTCGGCCGCGGCCGACTGGGCCACTAA
- a CDS encoding DUF6973 domain-containing protein, with protein sequence MSVLDTFLAVSRTAQSNFGDGIPQPGTPLFESSAAVRTVESDLRGASPGGQWTGTASDRYTQANNKHIGNVGNFADLDQRLGAQIDFAAFAVTRGRNELISLHDQVVHLAESVPPGPFREKMLMPIVAAGIGQIGDIVSRTTADLSDISKDITEIANEYQKLGAGEGAGSTLEEDPRKKLEDILREYQVKDDRMLPKWLLDTIGGVLGDEVKGDANLTVGEYRVLAELAATQGPLAVKDFFDIKQAAIDEASRKFPPPDGNTSDNHTDAFRHTYWNALMTQRFGEEWTRKFATAHERRPGDPAPREAMDLYNNEIGRQIGTANPKASPEELAAQVESAVRGGDTVIVSQDGAGLTWSNDPKLPIGVPGGDPKNAPPGDPTPYPTEGRTPGVPA encoded by the coding sequence ATGAGCGTGCTCGACACATTTCTGGCGGTGTCCAGAACCGCGCAATCGAACTTCGGCGATGGTATTCCACAGCCGGGCACTCCCCTGTTCGAGAGCAGCGCGGCGGTCCGCACCGTCGAGAGCGATCTGCGGGGAGCCAGTCCCGGAGGTCAGTGGACGGGTACGGCATCCGACAGGTACACGCAGGCCAACAACAAGCACATCGGGAACGTCGGGAACTTCGCGGACCTGGATCAGCGGCTCGGCGCCCAGATCGACTTCGCCGCCTTCGCAGTCACCCGCGGACGCAATGAACTCATCTCGCTGCACGATCAGGTGGTCCATTTGGCCGAGTCGGTCCCTCCTGGTCCGTTTCGGGAGAAGATGCTGATGCCGATCGTCGCCGCCGGTATCGGCCAGATCGGGGACATCGTCAGTCGCACCACCGCCGATCTCTCGGACATCAGCAAGGACATCACAGAAATCGCCAACGAGTATCAGAAGCTCGGAGCGGGTGAGGGCGCCGGATCGACTCTGGAGGAGGATCCCCGTAAGAAGCTCGAAGACATCCTGCGCGAGTACCAGGTCAAAGACGATCGGATGCTGCCCAAGTGGCTGCTCGACACCATTGGGGGCGTCCTCGGCGACGAAGTCAAAGGGGATGCCAACCTCACGGTCGGTGAGTACCGCGTGCTCGCGGAACTGGCTGCAACCCAAGGGCCTTTGGCGGTCAAGGACTTCTTCGACATCAAGCAAGCTGCAATCGACGAGGCCAGCAGGAAGTTCCCGCCACCGGACGGCAACACCAGTGACAACCACACCGACGCGTTCCGGCACACGTATTGGAATGCGCTGATGACGCAACGGTTCGGTGAAGAGTGGACCCGCAAATTCGCCACGGCGCACGAACGGCGCCCAGGCGATCCTGCCCCGCGCGAGGCAATGGATCTGTACAACAACGAGATCGGCCGGCAGATCGGCACGGCCAATCCGAAAGCGTCACCTGAGGAACTCGCTGCTCAGGTGGAATCGGCGGTACGAGGTGGCGACACCGTGATCGTGAGCCAGGACGGCGCAGGCTTGACCTGGAGCAACGACCCCAAGTTGCCGATCGGCGTGCCTGGGGGCGATCCCAAGAACGCTCCCCCCGGCGATCCGACCCCCTACCCCACCGAGGGACGAACCCCAGGAGTACCAGCATGA
- the pgi gene encoding glucose-6-phosphate isomerase: protein MSADITATPAWQALSKHYDEIRDLHLTELFAEDPARGTELVLTVGDLYIDYSKHRVTRRTLELLADLARAADLEARRDAMFAGKHINTSEDRAVLHIALRLPADATLTVDGQDVVADVHEVLDRMGGFTDRLRSGEWAGATGERIKTVVNIGIGGSDLGPVMVYDALRHYADAGISARFVSNVDPADLVATLADLDPATTLFIVASKTFSTLETLTNATAARRWLVDALGDDAVAKHFVAVSTNAKLVDEFGIDTDNMFGFWDWVGGRYSVDSAIGLSVMAVIGRERFGEFLSGFHLVDEHFRTAPLSENAPALLGLIGLWYSNFFGAQSRAVLPYSNDLSRFAAYLQQLTMESNGKSVRADGTAVTTDTGEIFWGEPGTNGQHAFYQLLHQGTRLVPADFIGFSQPTDDLPTADGTGSMHDLLMSNFFAQTQVLAFGKTAEAIAAEGAPAEVVPHKVMPGNRPTTSILASRLTPSVVGQLIALYEHQVFTEGVVWGIDSFDQWGVELGKTQAKALLPVITESESPGKQSDSSTDALVRRYRVERGRSV, encoded by the coding sequence ATGAGTGCTGACATCACCGCAACCCCCGCATGGCAGGCATTGTCGAAGCACTACGACGAGATCCGCGACCTCCATCTGACGGAGCTTTTCGCCGAGGACCCGGCCCGCGGAACCGAACTGGTGTTGACCGTCGGCGATCTCTACATCGACTACAGCAAGCACCGCGTCACCCGCCGGACCCTGGAACTGCTGGCCGATCTGGCCCGCGCCGCCGATCTGGAGGCCCGCCGCGACGCGATGTTCGCCGGGAAGCACATCAACACCTCCGAGGACCGCGCGGTGCTGCACATAGCGTTGCGCTTGCCCGCCGATGCGACGTTGACCGTTGACGGGCAGGACGTGGTGGCCGATGTGCACGAGGTCCTCGATCGCATGGGCGGGTTCACCGACCGACTGCGCAGCGGCGAGTGGGCCGGCGCCACCGGCGAGCGGATCAAGACCGTGGTCAACATCGGCATCGGCGGCTCGGATCTGGGCCCGGTGATGGTGTACGACGCGCTGCGCCACTACGCCGACGCCGGGATCAGCGCCCGCTTCGTATCGAATGTCGACCCCGCCGATCTGGTGGCGACACTGGCCGATCTGGACCCGGCCACAACACTTTTCATCGTGGCCTCCAAGACGTTCTCCACGTTGGAGACGCTGACCAACGCCACCGCCGCGCGCCGCTGGCTGGTCGACGCCCTCGGTGATGACGCCGTCGCCAAGCATTTCGTGGCGGTGTCCACCAACGCGAAGCTGGTGGATGAATTCGGCATCGACACCGACAACATGTTCGGGTTCTGGGACTGGGTCGGCGGCCGGTACTCGGTGGACTCGGCGATCGGATTGTCGGTGATGGCCGTGATCGGCCGTGAGCGGTTCGGCGAATTCCTGTCCGGTTTCCATCTCGTCGACGAGCACTTCCGCACCGCGCCGTTGTCCGAGAATGCTCCGGCGCTGCTGGGGCTGATCGGCCTGTGGTACTCGAATTTCTTTGGCGCACAATCGCGCGCGGTGCTGCCGTACTCCAACGACCTGTCCCGGTTCGCGGCATATCTTCAGCAGTTGACCATGGAGTCCAATGGCAAGTCGGTGCGCGCCGACGGCACCGCCGTCACCACCGACACCGGCGAGATCTTCTGGGGCGAGCCGGGAACCAACGGCCAGCACGCGTTCTATCAGCTGCTGCACCAGGGCACCCGGTTGGTGCCGGCCGACTTCATCGGCTTCTCGCAACCCACCGACGACCTCCCCACGGCCGACGGAACCGGCAGCATGCACGATCTGCTGATGAGCAACTTCTTCGCCCAGACCCAGGTGCTGGCGTTCGGCAAGACTGCCGAAGCCATTGCGGCCGAAGGCGCCCCGGCCGAGGTGGTGCCGCACAAGGTGATGCCCGGAAACCGACCGACGACGTCAATCCTGGCAAGCAGGTTGACGCCGTCGGTGGTGGGCCAGCTCATCGCCCTCTACGAACATCAGGTGTTCACCGAGGGAGTGGTGTGGGGGATCGACTCCTTCGATCAGTGGGGTGTCGAACTGGGCAAGACCCAGGCCAAGGCCCTGCTGCCGGTGATCACCGAATCGGAATCACCGGGCAAGCAGTCGGACTCGTCGACCGACGCGCTGGTGCGCCGGTACCGCGTCGAGCGCGGGCGCTCGGTCTAG
- a CDS encoding acyltransferase family protein: MTAAPVRAPSRRLRASIRRDIPALDGIRAIAVALVLAGHGGVPGVAGGFIGVDVFFVLSGFLITSLLLDEFRRTERIDLKGFWIRRAKRLLPAMVLMTLAVVIARPLFPSDAVTSLRDDAVGAFFWMANWVFVAADTDYFSQGATPSPLQHTWSLAVEEQYYLLWPLLVLGAALLVRRSPIGGVRSSSTVVVRFTVFVLAVLGVIGSAVAAILLSGDAGELNRVYFGTDTRAQALMIGAAAAALLVRDWSALTVSGTLIRTRWRRWVAWTLPVIGIAVLAAAAHLATGSADEFHRGLLIVVAVGAVLVVAPVALDQDGYVARALAWFPLVTLGVISYGVYLWHWPIFLILNGERTGLDGWSLLALRCAVTIAVAWVSWWAIEQPIRHWRPEHVPMLRLSAATVATAAVVTMTVVPVGVPNRTAGPDVMAAAASEQDIGAERAVAVGQPPALPPGTKTVAVFGDSVAWTLMRYLPATPGFHFSDYTTIGCGIARGGPYRSAGETLNQKPECDSWPERWTQRLAHDRPDTVLLMIGRWEVVDRTWHGRWMHIGNDAYDTYLKGELQRALDILSSTGARVVVTTAPYNRRGERSDGTLYPEDQPGRVQAWNTMLRSVAAQRPNVSVVDFNAKLNPDGKYTAKINGVRTRSDGVHPTSEAVQWLTPWLLDSLKAPANPAGR, encoded by the coding sequence GTGACTGCGGCGCCAGTCCGTGCTCCCAGTCGGCGTCTGCGTGCCTCCATCCGGCGTGACATCCCGGCACTCGACGGAATCCGCGCGATCGCGGTGGCCTTGGTGCTGGCCGGTCACGGCGGAGTGCCCGGTGTGGCCGGAGGTTTCATCGGCGTCGACGTCTTCTTCGTGCTCAGCGGATTTCTGATCACCTCGTTGCTGCTCGACGAGTTCCGACGCACCGAACGCATCGACCTCAAAGGCTTCTGGATCCGCCGCGCGAAGCGTCTGCTGCCGGCGATGGTGCTGATGACCTTGGCCGTCGTGATCGCCCGGCCACTGTTCCCGTCCGATGCGGTGACCTCACTCCGCGACGACGCGGTCGGGGCGTTCTTCTGGATGGCCAACTGGGTGTTCGTCGCCGCGGACACCGACTACTTCAGCCAGGGCGCCACGCCCTCACCGCTGCAGCACACCTGGTCGCTGGCGGTCGAGGAGCAGTACTACCTGCTCTGGCCACTGTTGGTGCTGGGCGCCGCGCTGCTGGTGCGTCGCTCGCCGATAGGCGGTGTCCGCAGCAGTTCGACCGTCGTTGTCCGTTTCACGGTCTTCGTCCTGGCGGTGCTCGGTGTCATCGGCTCGGCGGTCGCGGCGATCCTGTTGTCCGGCGATGCCGGGGAACTCAATCGCGTGTACTTCGGCACCGACACCCGCGCGCAGGCGCTGATGATCGGCGCGGCCGCTGCGGCGCTGCTGGTGCGCGACTGGTCGGCGCTGACCGTGTCGGGCACGCTGATCCGGACCCGGTGGCGCCGCTGGGTGGCCTGGACATTGCCGGTGATCGGGATCGCGGTGCTGGCCGCGGCTGCGCACCTGGCGACCGGGAGCGCCGACGAATTCCACCGCGGGCTGCTGATCGTGGTGGCCGTAGGCGCCGTGCTCGTCGTCGCCCCCGTCGCACTGGACCAGGACGGCTACGTCGCCCGCGCGCTGGCCTGGTTCCCGCTGGTGACGTTGGGCGTCATCTCTTATGGCGTCTACCTGTGGCACTGGCCGATCTTCCTGATCCTCAACGGCGAACGCACCGGCCTGGACGGCTGGTCCCTGCTGGCGCTGCGCTGCGCGGTGACCATCGCGGTGGCGTGGGTGTCGTGGTGGGCGATCGAGCAGCCGATCCGACACTGGCGCCCCGAACATGTCCCGATGCTCCGGCTGTCCGCCGCCACGGTGGCCACCGCCGCGGTGGTGACGATGACGGTCGTCCCGGTCGGCGTCCCGAACCGCACGGCGGGCCCGGACGTGATGGCCGCCGCCGCGTCCGAGCAGGACATCGGCGCGGAGCGGGCCGTCGCGGTGGGGCAACCGCCGGCGCTGCCTCCCGGCACGAAGACGGTTGCGGTGTTCGGCGACTCGGTGGCGTGGACGTTGATGCGGTACCTGCCCGCCACACCGGGTTTTCATTTCAGCGACTACACGACCATCGGCTGCGGCATCGCCCGCGGCGGGCCGTACCGGTCGGCCGGGGAGACGCTGAACCAGAAGCCGGAGTGCGATTCCTGGCCGGAGCGCTGGACCCAGCGGCTCGCCCATGACCGGCCGGACACCGTGCTGCTGATGATCGGGCGCTGGGAGGTTGTGGACCGGACCTGGCACGGGCGGTGGATGCACATCGGTAACGACGCCTACGACACCTATCTCAAAGGTGAGCTGCAGCGCGCCTTGGACATCCTCAGCTCGACCGGAGCCCGGGTTGTGGTGACCACGGCGCCGTACAACCGGCGCGGCGAGCGGTCGGACGGGACGCTGTACCCCGAGGATCAACCGGGCCGGGTACAGGCCTGGAACACCATGCTGCGCAGTGTGGCCGCGCAACGGCCCAACGTGTCGGTGGTGGATTTCAACGCCAAGCTCAACCCGGACGGCAAGTACACCGCGAAGATCAACGGCGTCCGGACCCGCAGCGACGGCGTGCACCCGACGTCCGAGGCGGTCCAGTGGTTGACGCCGTGGCTGCTGGACTCGCTGAAGGCGCCTGCCAATCCGGCAGGACGCTAG
- a CDS encoding M23 family metallopeptidase produces MPQHRSSEAPRGASTDARRHRRRVAPEILDAAEITDVIPFSAFEAFEDQSDQGDRGSDNHEPGVIFAPELDDMDDTDDLVPVRLAVPSRFRPEATSDRSSRYAYRDSHTDVSDGVAATDVINISGGRGAHRKEAAGAVKSRLMIAAMAAGATAAGAYSLTNPTEINADDTILASEGSHIEGASVTGSVDGMQIVSVSSTADTSVHAEEITKAAAFAQERAEREARLSRPLFVMPTKGYVWTSNFGYRWGVLHAGIDLASPIGTPIVAVSDGVVIASGPTAGYGAWVKLRHSDGTVTLYGHINTWLVSVGERVMAGDQIATVGNRGYSTGPHLHFEVLQNGTSRIDPVPWLSKRGLSLGSYVG; encoded by the coding sequence TTGCCGCAGCACCGTTCGTCCGAAGCCCCGCGTGGGGCGTCGACGGATGCGCGCCGCCATAGGCGCCGTGTTGCACCTGAAATTCTGGATGCCGCGGAGATCACCGACGTCATTCCGTTCAGCGCCTTCGAAGCGTTCGAGGACCAGTCCGACCAGGGTGATCGCGGATCGGACAACCACGAACCCGGCGTGATCTTCGCCCCCGAACTCGACGATATGGACGACACCGATGATCTGGTGCCCGTCCGGCTCGCGGTCCCCTCACGCTTCCGCCCGGAGGCCACCAGTGACCGCAGCTCCCGTTACGCGTACCGGGACAGCCACACCGATGTGAGCGACGGCGTCGCCGCCACCGACGTGATCAACATCTCGGGCGGGCGCGGTGCCCACCGCAAGGAGGCCGCCGGGGCGGTCAAGAGCCGCCTGATGATCGCCGCCATGGCCGCGGGTGCGACCGCAGCCGGCGCCTACTCGCTGACCAACCCCACCGAGATCAACGCTGACGACACGATCCTGGCCTCCGAGGGCAGCCACATCGAAGGCGCCTCCGTGACGGGCTCCGTGGACGGCATGCAGATCGTCTCGGTCTCGTCGACCGCCGACACCTCGGTGCACGCCGAAGAGATCACGAAGGCCGCCGCTTTCGCCCAGGAACGCGCTGAGCGCGAGGCGCGGCTGTCACGCCCGCTGTTCGTCATGCCCACCAAGGGTTACGTCTGGACCTCGAACTTCGGCTACCGCTGGGGCGTCCTGCACGCCGGCATCGACCTCGCGAGCCCGATCGGTACCCCGATCGTGGCCGTCTCCGACGGCGTCGTCATCGCCTCGGGCCCGACCGCCGGCTACGGCGCGTGGGTCAAACTGCGCCATTCCGACGGCACCGTCACGCTCTACGGTCACATCAACACGTGGCTCGTGAGCGTGGGCGAGCGCGTGATGGCCGGCGATCAGATCGCCACCGTCGGAAATCGGGGCTACTCCACCGGCCCCCACCTGCATTTCGAGGTTCTGCAGAACGGGACCAGCCGCATCGATCCGGTGCCGTGGCTGTCCAAGCGAGGCCTCAGCCTCGGCAGCTATGTTGGCTGA
- the pcrA gene encoding DNA helicase PcrA, protein MTTSPVASEIDQLLDGLNPQQRQAVRHVGSPLLIVAGAGSGKTAVLTRRIAYLLAARDVGVGQILAITFTNKAAAEMRERVVGLVGPRARNMWVSTFHSTCVRILRNQASLLPGLNSNFSIYDSDDSRRLLMMIGKDMGLDTKRYSPRLLANGISNLKNELIGPEQAVAEASEAAEEMAGVIAQVYGEYQRRLRAANALDFDDLIGETVGILQVFPQIAQYYRRRFRHILVDEYQDTNHAQYTLVRELVGHHLDETEGVAASELCVVGDADQSIYAFRGATIRNIEDFERDYPDATTILLEQNYRSTQTILNAANSVIARNTGRREKRLWTEEGEGELIVGYVADNEHDEARFVAQEIDSLADSAGLKYSDVAVFYRTNNSSRALEEVFIRAGIPYKVVGGVRFYERREIRDIVAYLRVLDNPGDSVSMRRILNTPRRGIGDRAEACVAVYAENTGANFNDALQAAAEGRVPMLNSRSEKAIASFVQMLDQLRGKLDDELGDVVEAVLERTGYRRELEASSDPQDLARLDNLNELVSVAHEFSTDLANARALAEQGEGESVDEDIPDTGVLAQFLERVSLVADADEIPEDGAGVVTMMTLHTAKGLEFPAVFVTGWEDGMFPHMRALGDPNELSEERRLAYVGITRARQRLYLSRAKVRSSWGQPMLNPESRFLREIPEDLINWRRVEQPSSSMSAPVGNAGRYGDPRPSPSRPAPARNRPVITLEPGDRVTHDKYGLGRVEEVTGVGDLAMSLIDFGSGGRVKLMHNHAPVQKL, encoded by the coding sequence ATGACCACTTCCCCCGTCGCCTCCGAAATCGACCAACTCCTTGACGGTCTGAACCCGCAACAGCGCCAGGCGGTGCGCCACGTTGGGTCGCCGTTGCTGATCGTCGCGGGCGCCGGGTCGGGGAAGACGGCGGTGCTGACCAGGCGTATCGCCTATCTGCTGGCGGCGCGTGACGTCGGGGTGGGGCAGATTCTGGCCATCACGTTCACCAACAAGGCCGCCGCCGAGATGCGGGAGCGGGTGGTCGGATTGGTGGGGCCCAGAGCCCGCAACATGTGGGTGTCGACGTTCCACTCGACCTGTGTGCGCATCCTCCGCAACCAGGCTTCGCTGCTGCCGGGGCTGAACTCCAATTTCTCGATCTACGACTCGGACGATTCCCGGCGCCTGCTGATGATGATCGGCAAGGACATGGGGCTGGACACCAAGCGGTATTCGCCGCGGCTGCTGGCCAACGGCATCTCGAACCTGAAGAACGAACTGATCGGGCCCGAGCAGGCGGTGGCCGAGGCCTCGGAAGCCGCCGAGGAGATGGCCGGTGTCATCGCGCAGGTCTACGGCGAGTATCAGCGCAGGCTGCGCGCGGCCAATGCGCTGGACTTCGACGATCTGATCGGCGAGACGGTCGGCATCCTGCAGGTCTTCCCTCAGATCGCCCAGTACTACCGGCGCCGGTTCCGCCACATCCTCGTCGACGAATACCAGGACACCAACCACGCGCAGTACACGTTGGTGCGCGAGTTGGTGGGCCACCACCTCGACGAGACCGAAGGGGTGGCTGCGTCGGAGCTGTGCGTGGTGGGTGACGCCGATCAGTCCATCTACGCGTTCCGTGGTGCGACGATCCGCAACATCGAGGACTTCGAACGCGACTACCCGGACGCGACGACGATCCTGCTGGAACAGAATTACCGCTCCACCCAGACCATCCTGAACGCAGCCAACTCGGTGATCGCCCGCAACACGGGCCGCCGGGAGAAGCGGCTGTGGACCGAGGAAGGCGAGGGTGAGCTGATCGTCGGCTACGTGGCCGACAACGAACACGATGAGGCCCGGTTCGTGGCCCAGGAGATCGACTCCCTGGCCGACAGCGCAGGCCTGAAATATTCGGACGTCGCGGTGTTCTACCGCACCAACAACTCCTCGCGCGCGCTGGAGGAAGTGTTCATCCGCGCCGGCATCCCATACAAGGTCGTCGGCGGGGTGCGGTTCTACGAGCGCCGCGAGATCCGCGACATCGTCGCCTATCTGCGGGTGCTGGACAATCCGGGCGACTCGGTGAGCATGCGTCGCATCCTCAACACGCCCCGCCGTGGCATCGGCGACCGGGCCGAGGCCTGCGTCGCGGTGTACGCCGAGAACACCGGCGCCAACTTCAACGATGCGCTGCAGGCTGCCGCTGAGGGTCGGGTACCGATGCTGAACAGCCGCTCGGAGAAGGCCATCGCCTCGTTCGTCCAGATGCTGGACCAGTTGCGCGGGAAGCTCGATGATGAGCTGGGAGACGTCGTCGAGGCCGTGCTCGAGCGCACCGGCTACCGCCGTGAGCTGGAAGCCTCCAGCGATCCGCAGGACCTGGCCCGGTTGGACAACCTCAACGAATTGGTCAGCGTCGCACACGAATTCAGCACCGACCTGGCCAACGCCCGCGCACTGGCCGAACAGGGCGAGGGCGAGTCCGTCGACGAGGACATCCCCGACACCGGGGTACTGGCCCAGTTCCTGGAACGGGTGTCGCTGGTGGCTGACGCCGACGAGATCCCCGAAGACGGTGCGGGCGTGGTGACGATGATGACGCTGCACACCGCCAAGGGCCTGGAGTTCCCGGCGGTGTTCGTCACCGGCTGGGAGGACGGCATGTTCCCGCACATGCGGGCTCTGGGCGATCCGAACGAGCTGTCCGAGGAACGCCGGTTGGCCTACGTCGGCATCACCCGCGCCCGCCAGCGTCTCTACCTGAGCCGGGCCAAGGTGCGGTCGTCGTGGGGTCAACCCATGCTCAATCCGGAATCGCGGTTCCTGCGCGAGATTCCGGAGGACCTGATCAACTGGCGGCGCGTCGAGCAGCCGTCGTCGTCGATGAGCGCGCCGGTGGGTAACGCCGGCCGCTACGGAGACCCGCGCCCGTCGCCGTCACGGCCCGCGCCCGCCCGCAACCGTCCGGTGATCACGCTGGAACCTGGCGATCGCGTCACCCACGACAAGTACGGCCTGGGCCGCGTCGAAGAAGTCACGGGCGTGGGCGATTTGGCGATGTCACTGATCGACTTCGGCAGTGGGGGTCGGGTCAAGCTGATGCACAACCACGCGCCGGTGCAGAAGCTCTGA
- a CDS encoding DoxX family membrane protein, whose product MPDDASAADREKNPTESRRLLYGATVFARVALAAAFLSAVADRFGLWGPAGTPNVAWGNFESFTAYVGVLAPYVPGALLELTAWLATVLEIILGVALLLGAALRWVSLASAATLIAFGLSMFFFAGFETPFSASVFTAAAAALLLGLVPEDYHILRVRASAPARGCASA is encoded by the coding sequence ATGCCTGACGACGCGTCCGCCGCCGACCGCGAAAAGAACCCGACCGAGAGCCGGCGATTGCTCTACGGGGCAACCGTTTTCGCCCGGGTGGCGCTGGCCGCCGCGTTTCTTTCCGCCGTCGCGGACCGATTCGGCCTATGGGGACCGGCAGGCACCCCGAACGTCGCCTGGGGCAACTTCGAGTCTTTCACCGCCTATGTCGGCGTCCTGGCGCCCTACGTGCCCGGTGCGTTGCTGGAGCTGACGGCCTGGCTCGCGACAGTCCTCGAGATCATCCTGGGCGTGGCGCTGCTGTTGGGCGCAGCGTTGCGCTGGGTGTCCCTTGCGAGCGCGGCCACGCTGATTGCATTCGGCCTGTCGATGTTCTTCTTCGCAGGCTTCGAGACACCGTTCAGCGCATCGGTTTTCACTGCTGCCGCAGCGGCCCTACTGCTCGGCCTGGTGCCCGAGGACTACCACATCCTCCGGGTCAGAGCTTCTGCACCGGCGCGTGGTTGTGCATCAGCTTGA
- a CDS encoding NAD-dependent succinate-semialdehyde dehydrogenase, whose translation MAIEDLIASVPTGLWIGGEERQATSTFDVLDPSDDQVLAAVADATAADAVAALDAACAVQAEWAATAPRKRGEILRSVFEKITERADDIAALMTLEMGKVVAESKGEVAYGAEFFRWFSEEAVRIAGRYTPAPAGTGRILVTKQAVGPCYAITPWNFPLAMGTRKMGPAFAAGCTMIVKPAQETPLTMLLLAKLMDEAGLPKGVLSVLPTSNPGAVSTALIDDGRLRKLTFTGSTGVGKALVKQSADKLLRTSMELGGNAPFIVFDDADVDAAVDGAILAKMRNGGEACTAANRFHVANSVREEFTEKLVKRMSEFTLGKGIDPASTLGPLVNSKQVATVTELVSDAVSKGATVAVGGVAPGGPGNFYPATVLADVPADARILKEEIFGPVAPITGFDTEDEGVAAANNTEYGLAAYVYTQSLDRALRVADRIESGMVGINRGVISDAAAPFGGIKESGFGREGGSEGIEEYLDTKYIALTN comes from the coding sequence ATGGCCATCGAAGACTTGATTGCATCCGTGCCCACCGGCCTGTGGATCGGTGGTGAGGAACGTCAGGCCACCTCGACGTTCGATGTGCTGGATCCCAGCGACGATCAGGTGTTGGCCGCCGTGGCCGACGCGACCGCCGCCGACGCCGTCGCCGCACTGGACGCCGCATGCGCGGTCCAGGCCGAATGGGCCGCAACCGCCCCGCGCAAGCGAGGCGAGATCCTTCGCTCGGTGTTCGAGAAGATCACCGAACGCGCCGACGACATCGCCGCGCTGATGACCCTGGAGATGGGCAAGGTCGTCGCCGAGAGCAAGGGAGAGGTCGCCTACGGCGCCGAGTTCTTCCGCTGGTTCTCCGAAGAAGCGGTGCGCATCGCCGGTCGTTACACCCCGGCGCCGGCGGGCACCGGTCGGATTCTCGTCACCAAGCAGGCCGTCGGCCCGTGCTACGCGATCACGCCGTGGAACTTCCCGCTGGCCATGGGCACTCGCAAAATGGGGCCCGCCTTCGCCGCGGGCTGCACCATGATCGTCAAACCCGCGCAGGAAACTCCGCTGACGATGCTGCTGCTCGCCAAGCTGATGGATGAGGCCGGCCTACCCAAGGGCGTGCTGTCGGTGTTGCCGACCAGCAACCCGGGTGCGGTGAGCACCGCGCTGATCGACGATGGCCGGCTGCGCAAGCTCACCTTCACCGGCTCGACCGGGGTGGGCAAGGCACTGGTGAAACAGTCCGCCGACAAGCTGCTGCGCACGTCGATGGAGCTGGGCGGCAACGCCCCGTTCATCGTGTTCGACGATGCCGACGTGGACGCGGCGGTCGACGGCGCGATCCTGGCCAAGATGCGCAACGGGGGAGAGGCGTGCACCGCCGCCAACCGCTTCCATGTGGCGAACTCGGTGCGCGAGGAGTTCACCGAGAAGCTCGTCAAGCGGATGAGCGAGTTCACCCTCGGCAAGGGCATCGACCCCGCGTCCACGTTGGGCCCCCTCGTCAATTCCAAGCAGGTTGCCACGGTCACCGAACTAGTCTCTGACGCGGTGTCCAAAGGTGCGACCGTCGCTGTCGGCGGCGTCGCTCCCGGCGGTCCCGGCAACTTCTACCCGGCCACGGTGCTGGCCGATGTGCCGGCCGACGCCCGCATCCTCAAGGAGGAGATCTTCGGCCCGGTCGCCCCGATCACCGGGTTCGACACCGAGGACGAGGGGGTGGCGGCCGCGAACAACACCGAATACGGCTTGGCTGCTTACGTTTACACCCAGTCGCTGGACCGGGCGTTGCGGGTGGCCGACCGTATCGAATCCGGCATGGTCGGGATCAACCGTGGTGTCATCTCCGACGCGGCCGCCCCGTTCGGCGGCATCAAGGAGTCCGGATTCGGTCGCGAGGGCGGGTCTGAGGGTATCGAGGAATACCTCGATACGAAATATATTGCGCTGACGAACTAG